One genomic window of Acidovorax radicis includes the following:
- the holA gene encoding DNA polymerase III subunit delta, with protein MQVALAQLSTHLQRALSSLYVLHGDEPLLQQEAADAIRATARAQGYTERSSYTVAGAHFDWSAVLAAGGSLSLFADKQIVEIRIPSGKPGKDGSVALQQIAESARGNDSTLTLVMLPRLDKATRTGAWFAALEAQGISIQIDPIERGMLPQWIAQRLAAQGQRVVAGEEGQRTLQFFADRVEGNLLAAHQEIQKLALLHPAGELTQAQVEAAVLNVARYDVFKLSESVLAGQTARVQRMLDGLQAEGEAEVLVHWALAEDIRALKRVKDAMNAGRPLPMALRENRIWGPKERLFERILPKASDAALARLLQSAHTVDGIVKGLKQPDWPQDGWQALQRLAFQLCRLTSAAR; from the coding sequence ATGCAAGTCGCCCTGGCCCAACTTTCGACCCACCTTCAGCGGGCCTTGTCATCCCTGTATGTTTTGCATGGCGATGAACCGCTATTGCAGCAAGAGGCCGCAGACGCCATCCGTGCCACCGCCCGCGCCCAGGGCTATACCGAGCGCAGCAGCTACACCGTGGCCGGTGCCCACTTTGACTGGAGCGCCGTGCTGGCCGCAGGCGGGTCTTTAAGCCTGTTTGCCGACAAGCAGATCGTCGAGATCCGCATCCCCTCGGGCAAGCCCGGCAAGGACGGCAGCGTGGCGTTGCAGCAGATTGCCGAATCCGCCCGGGGCAATGACAGCACGCTCACGCTGGTGATGCTGCCGCGCCTGGACAAGGCCACCCGCACCGGGGCCTGGTTCGCCGCGCTGGAAGCGCAGGGCATCTCCATCCAGATCGACCCCATCGAGCGCGGCATGCTGCCGCAGTGGATTGCCCAGCGCCTGGCCGCGCAGGGCCAGCGCGTGGTGGCGGGCGAAGAAGGCCAGCGCACCCTGCAGTTCTTTGCCGATCGCGTGGAAGGCAACTTGCTGGCCGCGCACCAGGAGATCCAGAAACTGGCCTTGCTGCACCCCGCGGGTGAACTGACCCAGGCCCAGGTCGAAGCCGCCGTGCTCAACGTGGCGCGCTACGACGTGTTCAAGCTGTCCGAATCGGTGCTGGCCGGGCAGACGGCTCGCGTGCAGCGCATGCTCGACGGCCTGCAGGCCGAGGGCGAGGCCGAAGTGCTGGTGCACTGGGCGCTGGCCGAAGACATCCGGGCCCTCAAGCGCGTGAAAGACGCCATGAACGCCGGCCGCCCCCTGCCCATGGCGCTGCGCGAAAACCGCATCTGGGGCCCCAAGGAGCGGCTGTTTGAACGCATCCTGCCCAAGGCCAGCGACGCCGCCCTGGCGCGCCTGCTGCAATCGGCCCACACGGTGGATGGCATCGTCAAAGGCCTCAAGCAGCCCGATTGGCCGCAAGACGGCTGGCAGGCCCTGCAGCGCCTGGCCTTTCAGCTGTGCCGCCTGACCAGCGCGGCACGGTGA
- the rocF gene encoding arginase, giving the protein MTLANAPHATPTICLIGAPTDVGAGTRGASMGPEALRVAGLQTALESHGLQVMDHGNLSGPANPWQAPEAGYRHLPEVVEWNQRVFDAVYAELQQGHLPILLGGDHCLGLGSVSAVARHCAEVGKKLRVLWLDAHADFNTSALTPSGNVHGMPVACLCGFGPAELTQLAQMPGGGPALHPSQIRQIGIRSVDEGEKRFVHEQGLEVFDMRFIDEVGMRQVMEQALAGLDAHTHLHVSFDVDFLDPDIAPGVGTTVPGGPTYREAQLCMEMIADSGRLASLDIVELNPALDVRNRTAALAVDLVESLFGKSTLMRARPV; this is encoded by the coding sequence ATGACACTTGCCAACGCCCCCCACGCCACGCCCACCATCTGCCTCATTGGCGCCCCCACCGACGTCGGTGCCGGCACGCGAGGCGCCTCCATGGGGCCCGAAGCGCTGCGGGTCGCGGGCCTGCAAACGGCGCTGGAAAGCCACGGCCTGCAGGTGATGGACCACGGCAACCTCAGCGGGCCAGCCAACCCCTGGCAAGCCCCTGAAGCTGGCTACCGCCACCTGCCCGAGGTGGTGGAATGGAACCAGCGGGTGTTCGATGCGGTGTATGCCGAGCTGCAACAGGGCCACTTGCCCATCTTGCTGGGCGGCGACCACTGCCTGGGACTGGGCAGCGTCAGCGCCGTGGCACGCCATTGCGCCGAGGTCGGCAAGAAACTGCGCGTGCTGTGGCTCGATGCCCATGCCGACTTCAACACCAGCGCACTGACCCCCAGCGGCAATGTGCACGGTATGCCCGTGGCCTGCCTATGCGGCTTTGGCCCTGCAGAGCTCACCCAACTGGCGCAGATGCCCGGCGGTGGCCCGGCGTTGCACCCCTCGCAAATCCGCCAGATCGGCATCCGCAGCGTGGACGAAGGCGAAAAACGCTTCGTGCACGAGCAAGGCCTCGAAGTCTTCGACATGCGCTTTATCGACGAGGTGGGCATGCGCCAGGTCATGGAGCAGGCGCTGGCCGGGCTCGATGCCCACACCCATCTGCACGTGAGCTTTGATGTGGATTTTCTCGACCCGGACATCGCACCCGGCGTGGGCACCACGGTGCCCGGCGGCCCCACCTACCGCGAGGCCCAACTCTGTATGGAGATGATTGCCGACAGCGGCCGCCTCGCCTCGCTCGACATCGTGGAGCTGAACCCCGCGCTGGATGTGCGCAACCGCACCGCCGCGCTGGCGGTGGACCTGGTGGAGTCGCTCTTTGGCAAAAGCACGCTGATGCGGGCACGCCCCGTGTGA